The proteins below come from a single Serratia fonticola genomic window:
- a CDS encoding response regulator transcription factor produces the protein MEQFIYLIDDDRAIRSSLTSLLATMGWQTLAYENSLDFQQRMGEPQALCGCLLLDIRMPGKSGITLLEEWQQQGLEIPVIIMTGHGNIDLCRRAFKNGAFEFLTKPIDADLLIETVAGALEHQRMLQQQRQATAELQERLNALSARELEVTGLIMQGKSSKEIAQELELSPRTVEAHRANLFAKLAINSSVKLMKVYGELFSSTRVK, from the coding sequence ATGGAACAGTTTATTTATCTGATTGATGACGATCGGGCCATCCGTAGTTCGCTAACTTCACTATTGGCAACCATGGGCTGGCAAACGCTGGCTTATGAAAATAGTCTGGATTTTCAACAGCGGATGGGGGAACCGCAGGCGCTGTGCGGTTGCTTGCTGCTGGATATTCGTATGCCGGGCAAAAGCGGCATCACGCTACTGGAAGAGTGGCAACAACAGGGTCTGGAGATCCCCGTTATCATCATGACCGGCCACGGAAATATTGATTTATGTCGGCGGGCCTTCAAAAACGGGGCTTTTGAATTCTTGACCAAGCCCATTGATGCCGATCTGTTGATCGAAACTGTTGCTGGGGCATTGGAACATCAGCGAATGTTGCAACAACAGCGGCAAGCAACTGCCGAGTTGCAAGAGAGGCTCAATGCGCTGTCAGCCCGGGAACTGGAGGTCACTGGGCTGATTATGCAAGGGAAATCCAGTAAGGAAATTGCTCAGGAGCTGGAGCTTTCACCGCGCACGGTAGAGGCCCATCGCGCCAATTTATTTGCCAAGCTGGCGATCAACTCGTCGGTGAAGTTAATGAAAGTCTATGGTGAGCTGTTTTCTTCAACAAGAGTTAAGTAA
- a CDS encoding outer membrane protein, with the protein MNIKPLVLLVSLSVVSGNVLADDYLEGYYGAIKLLHARQSAEDMDTSSRPGVGDFVSGDEKHNFYNGAIAAGYQFGNGWRSEAEYVFKKKSEYTSGSTTFASSYNHHKVDAQRLMLNAYRDYALGYDFSVYGTVGLGIAKVKSDGWQGNTSRQYAASTQNNLAYSIGAGISYAAMERLNLDLGYRYVDMGKIESGYNNFTNARGLKDEQMKARLVSSEFALGVRYLF; encoded by the coding sequence ATGAATATTAAACCTCTGGTACTGCTGGTTTCCCTCTCCGTTGTTTCCGGTAATGTTTTAGCCGATGATTATTTAGAGGGATACTATGGGGCGATAAAACTATTGCACGCCAGACAGTCGGCAGAAGATATGGATACCAGCAGCCGCCCAGGCGTGGGTGATTTTGTCAGCGGTGACGAAAAGCATAATTTCTATAACGGGGCCATCGCCGCAGGCTATCAATTTGGCAATGGCTGGCGCAGTGAGGCAGAGTATGTGTTCAAAAAGAAAAGCGAATACACCAGCGGCTCAACCACCTTTGCCAGCAGCTACAATCACCACAAAGTGGACGCTCAGCGCCTGATGCTCAATGCCTATCGTGACTACGCGCTAGGGTATGACTTCTCGGTTTATGGCACGGTTGGCCTGGGTATCGCCAAAGTGAAATCCGACGGCTGGCAGGGGAATACCTCGCGCCAATACGCGGCAAGCACGCAAAATAATCTGGCTTACTCTATTGGCGCAGGGATCAGCTATGCGGCTATGGAGCGGCTCAATCTTGATTTGGGCTACCGCTACGTGGATATGGGCAAGATTGAAAGTGGTTACAATAACTTTACCAATGCCCGTGGGTTAAAAGATGAGCAAATGAAAGCGCGCCTGGTTTCCAGTGAGTTTGCCTTAGGTGTGCGTTACCTGTTCTAA